A window of Nicotiana tabacum cultivar K326 chromosome 24, ASM71507v2, whole genome shotgun sequence contains these coding sequences:
- the LOC107795059 gene encoding two-component response regulator ARR9 produces the protein MGMAAAEQQFHVLAVDDSLIDRKLIERLFRTSACQVTTVDSENKALEFLGLQEHEHNHPNPPCACPHNHQEVEVNLIITDYCMPGMTGYDLLKKIKESSSFRNIPVVIMSSENVPSRINRCLEEGAEEFFLKPVRLSDVNKLKPHMMKTKCKSFHEPEKIVTKENQESSEIEKVPSEQSQPQPKIELDSIEQIQQIQQSQGNNNKRKSIEEGLSPERTRPRYSGLTTV, from the exons ATGGGAATGGCAGCTGCTGAGCAACAGTTTCATGTCTTAGCTGTAGATGATAGCTTGATTGACAGAAAGCTCATTGAGAGGCTATTTAGAACCTCTGCTTGCCAAG TTACTACTGTGGATTCTGAAAATAAAGCCTTAGAATTTTTGGGGTTACAAGAACATGAACATAATCACCCAAATCCTCCTTGTGCTTGTCCTCATAACCATCAG GAAGTGGAAGTAAATCTTATTATCACTGACTACTGTATGCCTGGTATGACAGGCTATGATTTGCTCAAGAAAATTAAG GAGTCTTCATCATTTAGAAACATTCCAGTAGTCATTATGTCATCTGAGAATGTTCCTTCAAGAATCAATAG ATGCTTAGAAGAAGGGGCTGAAGAATTTTTCTTGAAACCAGTCAGATTATCAGATGTCAATAAGCTTAAACCCCATATGATGAAAACCAAGTGCAAAAGCTTTCATGAACCTGAGAAAATTGTCACAAAGGAAAATCAAGAATCatcagaaattgaaaaggttCCATCAGAACAATCACAACCACAACCAAAAATAGAATTAGACAGTATAGAACAAATACAGCAAATTCAGCAATCTCAAGGCAATAATAATAAGAGAAAGTCCATTGAAGAAGGTCTATCTCCAGAGAGAACAAGGCCGAGATACAGTGGCCTAACTACTGTCTAA